The following are from one region of the Halobacteriovorax vibrionivorans genome:
- a CDS encoding IucA/IucC family protein, whose amino-acid sequence MNSHEFFNLHKKLIIKAIEELQYEELFDIEYNHSHFYLKISEEVYYTFLGRISVWDNLQIEEESFRKYSNGKVVKEYTLADFFYEVQDICKMSDETLAQFIEEGNQTIYGDLILNETLKNINIEEIAKYNFKSVDQILSGHPKIIMNKGRLGWGKSELEKYAPESRNSYQVHWCAIAKNNLIWGLDETQLAFSTLYSDSFDESELKEIKEKIASYDLNFDDYLLVPVHPWQWNKYISIQFAPLIYKNIIISLGELGATYTPQVSIRTLSSDTEGSQYDLKLAISILNTSCVRGIPQKYIKDGHRLSEKIEKIIADDNILKDKVIVLKEVAAISCPMPEFDRISGGSYRYKELLGCVWRESVESKLGDNEIAIPTAALLFSNDKGSLVAEYIKQSRLTCEEWLKQYFKSVVIPLYHLQAEHGLGLVAHGQNTIVILKNGAPQKLIIKDFHGDFRMASNSKHINEDFGVSLDTLAPEYLIHDLITGHFVTLLRYFSRVVEENLDYKERDFYHLLGRVISNYQDDKNIGENINLLKVEFEKVLVNSVRFVAGYSETAQRLKPMLGNNIKNPLLSDK is encoded by the coding sequence ATGAATAGTCATGAATTCTTTAATCTTCATAAGAAGCTTATTATAAAGGCCATTGAAGAACTTCAATATGAAGAGTTATTTGATATTGAATATAATCATAGTCATTTCTATTTAAAGATATCTGAAGAAGTTTATTATACATTTCTTGGACGTATAAGTGTTTGGGATAATCTCCAAATAGAAGAAGAATCCTTTAGAAAATATAGTAATGGGAAAGTCGTAAAAGAGTATACATTGGCAGACTTCTTTTATGAAGTTCAAGATATTTGTAAAATGTCTGATGAAACTCTTGCTCAATTTATTGAGGAAGGGAACCAGACAATTTATGGTGATCTCATTTTAAATGAGACATTAAAAAATATAAATATTGAAGAAATTGCAAAATATAACTTTAAATCTGTTGATCAAATCCTATCTGGGCATCCAAAAATCATTATGAATAAAGGACGTCTAGGATGGGGAAAGAGCGAATTAGAAAAATATGCTCCTGAGTCACGTAATAGTTATCAAGTTCATTGGTGCGCAATCGCAAAGAACAATCTTATCTGGGGCCTAGATGAGACACAATTAGCTTTTTCTACATTGTATTCAGATTCATTTGATGAGAGTGAGCTTAAAGAAATCAAAGAAAAGATTGCAAGTTATGATCTTAATTTCGATGATTACTTACTTGTTCCAGTTCATCCATGGCAATGGAATAAGTATATCAGTATTCAATTTGCGCCGCTTATCTATAAAAATATAATTATCTCTCTTGGAGAGTTAGGGGCAACTTATACCCCTCAAGTATCTATTCGTACTTTGTCTTCAGATACTGAGGGGAGTCAGTATGATCTAAAACTAGCGATTTCCATCCTTAATACTTCGTGTGTAAGAGGGATTCCTCAAAAATATATTAAGGATGGCCATCGTCTATCTGAAAAAATTGAAAAGATCATCGCAGACGATAATATTCTCAAAGATAAGGTAATAGTTCTAAAGGAAGTCGCAGCGATTAGTTGTCCAATGCCAGAGTTTGATCGGATTTCTGGCGGATCTTATCGTTATAAAGAATTATTAGGATGTGTTTGGCGCGAAAGTGTTGAGTCAAAGTTAGGGGATAATGAAATTGCTATACCAACGGCCGCCTTATTATTTTCAAATGATAAGGGCTCCCTTGTAGCTGAGTACATTAAACAATCAAGACTTACGTGTGAAGAATGGTTAAAACAATACTTTAAATCAGTGGTTATCCCTCTTTATCATCTTCAGGCCGAACATGGACTAGGACTAGTCGCTCATGGGCAGAATACTATTGTCATCTTAAAAAATGGAGCTCCTCAGAAGTTAATTATAAAAGACTTTCATGGCGACTTTAGAATGGCCTCAAATTCTAAGCATATAAATGAGGACTTTGGAGTCTCTCTTGATACGCTTGCCCCTGAGTATTTAATCCATGATCTTATTACAGGTCATTTTGTAACGCTTCTTCGTTACTTCTCAAGAGTTGTTGAAGAAAACCTAGATTATAAAGAAAGAGACTTCTATCACTTACTCGGTAGAGTGATCTCAAATTATCAAGATGATAAGAATATTGGTGAGAATATAAATTTATTAAAAGTAGAATTTGAAAAAGTATTGGTTAATTCTGTGCGATTTGTTGCTGGTTACAGTGAAACAGCGCAACGTTTAAAGCCAATGCTTGGTAATAATATAAAAAATCCC